Genomic DNA from Desulfonema ishimotonii:
TATCATAAAATTTTAACTCCAGCGCGTCCAGAAAATCGATGCGAACGATATTCAGCACCAGAAAGACGGCGGTAATCATCAGACCCAGGAAAATTGCAGGCTGTTTTTTAAAAATACCCTTCATCGCTACCTCTGCGTCCCAGATTTTCCGTTTCGGGAATATAACCTCCCTGATAATTTATAAAAGTCAATGGTATCGGGAGCTGTTGGATTTGTCAATAATCATCCGGTATCCGCCCGGGGCAGACCGTTGAATCCGCAGATAATGATTTTCATTTTTTTTATCAACACCATTTAAACATCTGACCCGCATATCCGTCCACTGAATACGAAAAAACGCGCCGCCGCCCTATATCCGCTCACCGCTCCACTGAAGCTTGGTCTTCAGCACATCAAAGTAATAGCGGTCCGGCATGGCGATCATGTGAATGGGGCGGGCACTTTTGCGGACAACAATGGTATCTTTTTCATTTATTTCAAGACCGGCCTGCCCGTCAAAGGTCAGCATGATATCGGTTGAATCAGGATCAAGGCAGATCTTGATACTCACCGAATCGGGCACAATCAGGGGGCGATTGGTAAGCGTGAACGGACAGATCGGGGTCATGACGATACCGGGAACAGTGGGGTGAATCACCGGCCCACCGGCCGCCAGAGAGTAGGCCGTGGACCCCGTGGGGGTGGAGACAATCAGCCCGTCAGCCCGATATGTGGTCAGATACCGGTCGTTAATAAAGGTCTTCATTCGCGCAAGGCGGGCCAGTGCGCCCTTGTTGATCACAATATCGTTCAGGACGGGTTCGCTGGCAATCACCTTTCCCTCCCGGAACACCCTGACCGAGAGCCGCATCCGGGGCATGGTGGTAAATTCGCCGCTCAGAACGGTCTCTGCCGCGGAAAACAGGTTATCCTCGGCAGTCTCTGCCAGAAAGCCCACCTCACCGAACTTGATGCCGAGGATGGGAACAGACATGCCCCCGATCCAGCGGGTGGCGCTCAGAAAGGTGCCGTCACCGCCCAGAACGAAAACACAATACATATCCGGCGGGGCAGGCGGAATGCATTTATCGGAAAGCTTCCGGCTGGGGGGCAGGCTTTCCATCCGGATGACGTCAATACCTCTGGCCATAAGCCAGTCCTCAAAATCATCTGCTTTCCGGCTGGCCTTTTCATCTACTTTTACAAACAAACCGACTTTTTTCACAATCACTCCTGCCTCGCTGCTGTTCAATCTCCGAGAAGGCCACACGGTGACGGTTCTGACCGGGGGTGGATAACGGGCACCTGCCAGGTGTCACCCGTTTACTCCCCGGGGAAGACCATTTTGCCGCTCAGGCTGACATCATATCCTTCCATTTCGCCGGCAATTGCCCTGAACTGCTTTTCATGGAGCATCCCGATCAGCAGTTGAACCCCCTGGTCAAAAAATCGTTCCCTGGTAACGAGCAGGTCATAGCGCTCCCAGCGGAGGGGAATAAAATCGAGGTCCAGGAGGCTCGCAATGGGGCGGATGCCGGGGGCGATGTCCGCACGGCCTGCCAGAATTTCAAGCCCCACGTCCAGATGCCGTGAAATTTCAACCGCATATCCTTCAATTTTTTCACCCCGGATGCCTGCCTTTGCCAGCTCCCGGTCAAACAGGAGGCGGGTTCCGGTCCCCAGAGGGCGATTGACCATGCAAAGGCCGGGCTGTGCAAAATCTTCAATGGCCGTAATCTTTTTCGGATTTCCCTTCCGAACCAGAAAACCCTGCTCCCGGCGGCAGAAATTGATGATCGCCGGGGTCCGGTCCAGGGCCTCTGTCGCAAAATCAAAATTATACTCCTCCTCATTATCCTGAAGCAGGTGGCTGGAGGCCATGTGACACAGATTCTGCCGGAGTGCCCGGAGACCGCCCATGCTGCCCAGGTTGCCGAAGACCGCCACATGGTCCGGGAAACGGCTGTTGAACAGCGACACCGCGCGGTCCAGCAGGGGATCATTGCTTCCGGTGATAATGAGCAGACCATGATATGGCGGCAAATGGGTTGAGGGTTCCGGGTAATTGATGGTATGGGCTTCAATCCACTGTTCCACCAGATGCCGGGGAAAAAGCCACTTTCCGGTGATTTTCGTTGCGGGAAGCCCTTTTTCGGAAATCAGGGAGTAAACCATTTTCTCGTTAATGTCCAAAAATTTTGCGACTTCTTTTGTGGAAAGCAGTTCTTTCATATACCATGTCCTCTGGCGAATCAGTTGCCGGAAAAGGGTTCAGGCTGTTAATGACCTGAAATCCGAAGTATTTTGTCGGAGCGCAAAGGTAACGGCTTCTGGCACGGCGCAGCCCCCGGATTCCGTTTTCCAGACGGACGGACGTGCGGCAAAGCAGAAACCGACGCTTCTGTGTGCCTGTTCTGACACCATGCTGTTCAGCATCGGCGCAGCATACGCTGTTTTTCGATATTTTTCATACAAATAACTATGTGTCAACCTGTTATTCAACAGGGGAATGCTGCGGCCCTGCAATAATTCACCCGGCTGTCAAAATACTTCGGCACATATATTGCTTTCAAATATGGGGCTGGGATTGCAGACCCGTCCGCAGAGCCCATAATGTCAAATTTTGTCAGGCCGGTGTCAAAAGATGCCAAGACAAATGAGAATATCACTTATGAAAGGTAGATAAAAGATGAGTCTTAACCGGAAAATCAAAGAAACCCCCAACCTGCTGGAAATTACGTATCGCTGGTATGAACCGTTTCACAAGGCGGGCTGTATTTTTTTCGTTGTCTGGAACATGCTGGCCATCACCCTGTTTCATCAGGAAATTTATGCCCTGATCAGCGGCCAGATGACCTTCCCGAAGAAT
This window encodes:
- a CDS encoding helix-turn-helix transcriptional regulator produces the protein MKELLSTKEVAKFLDINEKMVYSLISEKGLPATKITGKWLFPRHLVEQWIEAHTINYPEPSTHLPPYHGLLIITGSNDPLLDRAVSLFNSRFPDHVAVFGNLGSMGGLRALRQNLCHMASSHLLQDNEEEYNFDFATEALDRTPAIINFCRREQGFLVRKGNPKKITAIEDFAQPGLCMVNRPLGTGTRLLFDRELAKAGIRGEKIEGYAVEISRHLDVGLEILAGRADIAPGIRPIASLLDLDFIPLRWERYDLLVTRERFFDQGVQLLIGMLHEKQFRAIAGEMEGYDVSLSGKMVFPGE
- a CDS encoding NAD(+)/NADH kinase; its protein translation is MKKVGLFVKVDEKASRKADDFEDWLMARGIDVIRMESLPPSRKLSDKCIPPAPPDMYCVFVLGGDGTFLSATRWIGGMSVPILGIKFGEVGFLAETAEDNLFSAAETVLSGEFTTMPRMRLSVRVFREGKVIASEPVLNDIVINKGALARLARMKTFINDRYLTTYRADGLIVSTPTGSTAYSLAAGGPVIHPTVPGIVMTPICPFTLTNRPLIVPDSVSIKICLDPDSTDIMLTFDGQAGLEINEKDTIVVRKSARPIHMIAMPDRYYFDVLKTKLQWSGERI